TATCTACTCTAATAGCTTGTCCCATAGCTTGACTACAAGCAACTAGTCCTAGTGAAGTATCTGCTGCAATTTTGGCTGAAATCTCAGGATCTGTAAATCTTGCTCCAACTGGGATGTCTTCAAGTTTAACTGACGGTCTTTCAGGCAGCATAGGAATAGGTGGAATTCCGTTATCAACAAGAATCTTATCCAGCTCTTTAATTTCCAGCTTTGCTTGATCAATAAGATCGTCTAGAACTTTTTTAAGTTCTTTGTCACCTGAGTGATTTAAATAAGCTTGATAGCAAGATACAGCCCCTTTTGCTACTGTGGAAGCTTGCCATACACTAAAGATTTCGCCGTAGTGCAGAGGTTCATCCTTTGGATTTCCACTTAAAATTCCCATTTTATTATATCTCCTCAAATATCAATTTTTAACTTTACTATTATGTCTGAATGCCACTTTGATAATACATGGATGCTTAAATTGAACTAAGCATAGGGTTAGCTTATCTTTCTCCAACGTTATTTCTTGATCTCATTCCAGCTAGGCCAATCAGACCGATCAATCCAAGCCAACCCCAGTTCGATGCTTTGGATCTCGAATCTGCGGTGTCATAAGCGCGGATAGAAGTAGAATTATTTGAGTAACCAGTGCCGTAATTTGCTTGGTTCAGCTTAGTATTGGGAGAAGTAGAAGGTGAGCTACTTGTTACTGTACTTGAGCCATAAGCACCGTAATTATTCACATTACTATTTGTGTTTATACTTGTTGTACCTGACGATGAATTCATTCCAATCCCTGTATTTTCATGTGCTCCAACTGTTCCAAAACTTAATGCTGATGTTAAAAAAATAGCTAATGCAAGAGTTTGAACCTTTTTCATACTAACCAATCTCCTCTCAACGCTTTATTTGGTATCGCTAGTTAGGATGTTCAAAAGAGGCGTTTATTAATTGGGGAGTTAGTGGAATTGTTCGTCGACTCAATTTACCTTTGAGAAAGGTTAAAAACTGATAGAACATGTAAAATATTTGTATTTCTTTCCTAGGCCTTAAAATTTATGAGTCACGGAAGGTGCGGATGGTGAATTCGCCGCGGACTCAGAGACATTGGTACAGAGGAATTTGCCCATTTAGAAATGGATTGCAACGATGGTTTATAAGCTTACTATGGATGCCACAATTGTGAAGAGGACTTCCCAATTTATAATGCTTGTATGCTGTGCTACTCCAATAGTCCGATTGCCTTTAAAGTCACATATTAATAGTCATATCCTCCGAATTTAAACATATAACTTGAGTATTGAAATAAAAGGGGCGACTACAAATATGACCCAACAAGTATTGTTCGAACATCGGTTTTGGCTTCAAATTTTGGGAGACCACTCCCGGTTTATATATAACGCTTTAACGCCAAAAGAGACGAAAGATATTAAATTGGCCGATCATTTTATTACTGAATTCGATCAACTGCTCAATCAAGCACGACTTCCTGATGCTGGCAATGCTTTAGACCAATTAAATAATCAAGCCTATGAATTAACCTTACACCTACAAAAATTTAAACTCAATATATTAGATCGTTTATTAATTAGGCATATTCAAATTGGCCTTTCACCTACTTTTATTAATCATATGCTTAATGAACTAGAGGAATATCTGCGAATTCTTCTGGCACTTTTGGCAGGAAAAGGGGTTCCTTTCTTTGCTGCACTGCACCATGATTTGCTTTGGCTTCCTGATGCAGGTGGTCATGCAGCATCTATTGCAAGTGATCTGGATGCCGTAGAGAAAAGACTAATTAAGAAAAGTGAGCTTTTTGAGCAGCACTTTAATGAATTTTATTTGAAAGCCATTGAATTATCAGGATATACACGCACAATGAGAACGAACTTCCCTGCATTAGCTAAATTTCATACCGATGTCAATATGGAAATGTCAATCTTCATGGCATTCTTGACTGAGCTTGAAACTATTGATTTAAGTGCAGAATTGCTTAGCCGATTAAACCCACTTGTACCAGATCATATGTATCGGGAAGAATGCTATTACTTATTGAAACTTGCTCAAACGGGTGCCATCACAGCTCCCGATTGCGATCCGACTAAACCGAGAATTAATGTATAGTAAATATGAAAATAACCCAAGGAATTAGCATCCTTTGGGTTATTTTTTATTTAAAATTGATTCCTGCTATCGAGAATATATTCACTTATCACCATACTATGAGTTTTTATGTGATTAACGTTTGGGGATAAATAAATTAGGGTTGTATTCCAATCAAACCTTCCACCCTTCTGAAGTTCATTCAGACTTCAAATTACCGAAAGAAATAGCTTCATACATTGGCCGCTTGTTCAAATGACTCCGGTAAAGCATAATTTCGTTTGATTTCCACGAAAGTAGGTCTTCTAAGGAAGAATTGGGCAATGTAAGAGTACTCAGCTTATTACGATCAAATGGAGTCCTACCTATGTGATCGCGTGCAAGCGTTAAGTGTGGGTGAAAATTACGCTCTTCAGGAGAAAAGCCAAACAGCGTAAGTGCGTCGGCTACCTGTTTCTGTAAGTTGTGAAGCCCCTTTACGTCACCGCCGATACCGGCCCACAGCACAGAAGGCTGGGCCGCTCGCCCGAAAAAGCCAAGGGATTCCACACGAAGAGAGATAGGACTAGATACTGTTGTTATTTCCTGCAGAACTTGATCAATGAGAGGGACTTTTTCTGACGGTGTATTCCCAAGAAACTGCAGCGTAATATGTAGATCCTCATGATGAACCCATTTACGAAAAAACAGATTTGGCTTGATTTGTTCGATCCAGTTGGCGAAAACATGCTTAATGCCGAGCGGGAGCGGTACAGCAACAAATAAACGCACTAAATTGACTGGATCCATAACTAGTACACCAATACTGTGCCTGTATTTTTGTAACTAGTCATGTGTTTGTTATCTTTTACATTGTTACCTGGCGAAGGAGAATACCTTGTACTAATCGCATTACTTCTACTACCAGTTCCGGATGCAACAACACTCGTATTAATTCCTAGACAGGGGAAGTCTTCATGAAAATTAAATGTCAATGTTAAAACAATAGCTATTGTAACCGTAATAATCTTTTTCATTGAGTGTCTCCTTATTAACAAGACTTGAATTATGCCCAGATGTTTGAATGGAAATCTTTCTCGGCAATTTCCTCATCATTTTAAATACCATACAAATACCTAATCTGTGTTCCGAGATCTTTTTTACTTTAATGTCTTTTCTTCTTGACTTGGTTTAATAGCGAATAAAGCAAGTACAGCCGCTACCACACAAGTACTAGATATACTATAAAACATGATTTCTGGTGAAAATTTAACTAGAATTGAAGCCAGTGGGGGACCGATAGCAACACCGATAAACCTCATAGAGCTGTAA
Above is a genomic segment from Paenibacillus sp. HWE-109 containing:
- a CDS encoding DUF3231 family protein, which encodes MGILSGNPKDEPLHYGEIFSVWQASTVAKGAVSCYQAYLNHSGDKELKKVLDDLIDQAKLEIKELDKILVDNGIPPIPMLPERPSVKLEDIPVGARFTDPEISAKIAADTSLGLVACSQAMGQAIRVDIGALFAKYHITKAALGLKILEMSKEKGWLIPPPLQIKRPETVNA
- a CDS encoding WGxxGxxG family protein, encoding MKKVQTLALAIFLTSALSFGTVGAHENTGIGMNSSSGTTSINTNSNVNNYGAYGSSTVTSSSPSTSPNTKLNQANYGTGYSNNSTSIRAYDTADSRSKASNWGWLGLIGLIGLAGMRSRNNVGER
- a CDS encoding DUF2935 domain-containing protein; its protein translation is MTQQVLFEHRFWLQILGDHSRFIYNALTPKETKDIKLADHFITEFDQLLNQARLPDAGNALDQLNNQAYELTLHLQKFKLNILDRLLIRHIQIGLSPTFINHMLNELEEYLRILLALLAGKGVPFFAALHHDLLWLPDAGGHAASIASDLDAVEKRLIKKSELFEQHFNEFYLKAIELSGYTRTMRTNFPALAKFHTDVNMEMSIFMAFLTELETIDLSAELLSRLNPLVPDHMYREECYYLLKLAQTGAITAPDCDPTKPRINV
- the thpR gene encoding RNA 2',3'-cyclic phosphodiesterase, with translation MDPVNLVRLFVAVPLPLGIKHVFANWIEQIKPNLFFRKWVHHEDLHITLQFLGNTPSEKVPLIDQVLQEITTVSSPISLRVESLGFFGRAAQPSVLWAGIGGDVKGLHNLQKQVADALTLFGFSPEERNFHPHLTLARDHIGRTPFDRNKLSTLTLPNSSLEDLLSWKSNEIMLYRSHLNKRPMYEAISFGNLKSE